The nucleotide sequence TCGCATTAGCCGTATCATGGAATCCATTAATAAAATCAAAACTCAGTGCCAATACGACGGTAACTACTACTAACATCAATGTGTAATCCATTGTATTCTGTTCATTCCCCGTTCGCGCTAATCAAGAATTGCGCATAGTAATCGATTGCAACGTATTGGCAACATCTTCACAAGAATCTGTGGTCTGCTCAAGACGTTCATATATTTCTTTATGTTTAATGAGCTCAATTGGGTCCTTCACGTTCTGAAATAAATGCGTAATCCCTTGTCGCATTAGATCGTCGCCTTCATTTTCAAGCTCGTTGATTTTTACACAGTGTGGCAGCATGGCAAGTAACTTTTTCTGCGACAGCAAATAAATTGCTTTCTTAATCTCTTGAGCAGATTCAGTTAAACAATCGCTGAATTTACGAATGTAAGGATCGGCTTCGGTAATTTG is from Candidatus Cohnella colombiensis and encodes:
- a CDS encoding DUF47 domain-containing protein; protein product: MFRKKDIFFKTLEEMADVICETVEGFAKAVDNNFPDVSAFAKEMKAFEHQGDKYTHVILTELNKTFITPIEREDIMELIKKLDDVLDGIEACASRFEMYQITEADPYIRKFSDCLTESAQEIKKAIYLLSQKKLLAMLPHCVKINELENEGDDLMRQGITHLFQNVKDPIELIKHKEIYERLEQTTDSCEDVANTLQSITMRNS